Proteins encoded by one window of Maliibacterium massiliense:
- a CDS encoding glutamate synthase, giving the protein MTIDAQQMHFQVLNDTIKAADAARVCVTHCLGQRYIGCGMRAKYVRICGTPGNALGAYLDGATLEVLGNAQDATGDTMNGGAIIIHGSSGDATGYAMRGGRIFVKGDAGYRAGIHMKAYEDKVPVIVVGGTAGSFLGEYQAGGLIVVLNCARAASAVGAFCATGMHGGRMFLRMDAPPQGLPPQVTARRATAADLQAITPHVAEFARAFQLERSALLCGTFYVLAPDTQNPYKQLYTAN; this is encoded by the coding sequence ATGACCATCGACGCGCAGCAAATGCATTTTCAGGTGTTGAATGATACAATCAAAGCAGCGGACGCCGCGCGCGTCTGTGTGACCCACTGCCTGGGGCAGCGCTACATCGGCTGCGGTATGCGCGCAAAATACGTGCGCATCTGTGGCACCCCGGGCAACGCCCTGGGCGCGTATCTGGATGGCGCCACGCTGGAGGTGCTGGGCAATGCCCAAGACGCCACCGGCGATACCATGAACGGGGGCGCCATCATCATCCACGGCTCCAGCGGGGACGCCACCGGCTACGCCATGCGGGGCGGGCGCATCTTCGTCAAGGGCGATGCGGGCTACCGGGCGGGCATCCACATGAAGGCTTATGAGGACAAGGTGCCGGTGATCGTGGTGGGCGGCACGGCGGGCAGCTTTCTGGGTGAGTACCAAGCGGGTGGGCTGATCGTGGTGCTCAATTGCGCCCGCGCGGCATCCGCCGTGGGCGCGTTCTGCGCCACGGGCATGCACGGGGGCAGGATGTTTCTGCGCATGGACGCCCCGCCGCAGGGGCTGCCGCCCCAGGTGACCGCCCGCAGGGCCACCGCGGCGGATTTGCAGGCGATCACCCCGCATGTGGCGGAGTTTGCGCGCGCCTTCCAGCTGGAGCGCTCTGCTCTGCTCTGCGGCACCTTCTACGTGCTCGCGCCCGACACCCAGAACCCCTACAAGCAGCTCTACACGGCCAACTAA